The Pantoea trifolii nucleotide sequence CGCTGCCGGGCATTCCGCTGCCGTACGGCTTCGATCGTCTGAAGCAGCGACTCGGTCCGCTGGGTTATGAGGTCGGCATTGGCCCGCAGGCGCGCAACAGCATCGCCTATGACGGTCGCCCGGCCTGCTGCGGCAACAATAACTGCATGCCGGTTTGCCCGATTGACGCGCAGTATCACGGCGGTATCGCCGCACGTAAAGCGCTGGATGCCGGTGTGAAAATCGTTACCAACGCAGTGGTGTTTCGCATTGAGGCCGACGACAAAGGCACCATTCAGGCGGTGCACTATCTCGATCAGAACAAAGCGCGCCATCGCGTGACCGGTAAACAGTTTGTCCTCACCGCCAACGGCATCGAAAGCCCGAAAATCCTGCTGCTCTCCACCAGCGATCGCTACCCGAACGGCATCGCCAACAGTTCCGGCATGGTGGGCCGCAACCTGATGGATCATCCAGGATCGTCAGTGGAGTTCTACGCCGATGAGCCGGTGTGGTTTGGCCGTGGGCCAATGCGTCCCGGCAGCATCAACAATATGCGCGACGGCGCTTTCCGTGGTGAGCGCTCGGCGCTGCGTATCGATCTCGCCAACACCTCGCCGGTGCGCTATCTCACCGAACGACTGGTGCGTCAGGGCTATTACGGCAAGGCGCTGAACGACAAACTGGCCTTCCAGGCCGAGCGCTTTGTCCAGCTGAAGTGTTTGCTGGAGATGCTGCCGGAACCGCAAAACCGCGTCACGCTGAGCAAAACCGAGAAGGATGCCTGGGGCATTCCCCGCCTTGAGGTTTACTACAGCTTCCCGGAATACGTGCATCGCGGCTATGACCAGTCGATGATCGACTTTCAGCGCATGGCGAAAGAGATGGGCGGAACGGAAGCGGTTTACAGCAAGCGCGGCGTTTACGACAACAACCAGCACATCACCGGCACCATGATCATGGGCAGCAATCCGCAGGATTCGGTGGTGGACGGTCACTGCCGTACTCACGATCACCCGAACCTGTTTATCGCCGGTACCGGCATTATGCCATCGGCCTCGACGGTTAACTCAACGCTGACCGGCACCGCGCTGGCGCTGCGTATGGCCGATAGCGTTCTGGCAAGCTTGTAAGGAGCACCCGATGAAACCTGTATTTATTCAGGCCGCTATCGCGGTGGTCCTGATGCAGTGCGCCATGGCGCAGGCGGCGGACAATGCCGCCCAGATTAAGCGCGGCGAATATCTGGCGCGCGCCGGTGACTGTACCGCCTGTCACACCGCGACCAACGGCCCGCTGTTTGGCGGCGGCTTTGCGGTCAGTACGCCTTTTGGCCAGATCTGGGGCAGCAATATCTCCTCCGATAAGCAGTACGGTATTGGCAGCTGGAGCGACGATCAGTTCGTGGCCGCAGTGCGCGACGGCATTGGCAAAAACGGCGAGCAGCTCTATCCGGCAATGCCGTATGACTCCTTCACTAAAATGAAGCGCGACGATGTGCTGGCCATCAAAGCCTATCTGCTGTCGATGCCGCCGGTGCATCAGGCTTCACCGCAAACCGACCTGCCGTTCCCGTTCAACCAACGCTGGGGCATGCGCTTCTGGAAGTGGTTCAACTTCGATAAGGGCGAATTGCAGACCGATACGCAGCAGAGCGCGCAGTGGAATAATGGTCGTTACCTGGTTGAAGCGCTGGCGCACTGCGGCACCTGTCATACGCCACGTAATCTGACCATGGGCATGGACAACGATAAAGCACTGGCGGGCGGCGATCTCGGCGGCTGGATGGCGTTCAACATTACGCCAGATAAGCAGGCAGGCATCGGTGACTGGAGCCAGCAGCAGCTAGTGACCTATCTGAAAACCGGGTTTGTTGCCAATAAAGCCAGCGCCTCTGGTCCGATGGCCGAAGCGATTGAGCACAGCCTGCAATATCTGCCGGAGAGTGATTTGCAGGACATCGCCACCTATCTGCGCAGCGTCAAGCCGCAGCCGGACGCGCAGCAAACCCGTGCGCGCGACAGTTGGGGACAACCTTCCACCGCGTTGATTGCACTGCGCGGTGCCGATGATGCGACCCGCAACGCCCAGCCCGGCGCGGTCGTGTTTGCCGGTAACTGTGCCAGCTGTCATGGCGCGGAAGGTGCGGGATCGGGCAGCGGTTTCCATGCCTATCCGTCACTGTTCCATCACACCAGCACCGGCGCGGCAGATGCGCTGAACGTGGTATCGGTGATCCTCAACGGCGTTCATCGCCATATGACCGAGGGCGAAGTCTTTATGCCGGCCTTTGCGCCGGAACTGAGTGACCAACAGGTGGCGGATGTCAGTAACTTTGTGACCCAGCAGTTTGGTAATCCGGCGGCGGCCAAGGTGGATGCGAAGCAGGTGAAAGAATTAAGAGAGGATGCAAAACTGGCTTCACCACCGATTTACGGTCAGGGAGATAAGCCTTAATTAACGTATTCGGCGGTGCAGGACGCGCCGCCGATGTAACACGCGTTACTGGTAATTCACCGTCACTTCACTGCTCACCACGCGCAAGCCCGGCGGCAATGCGCCCTTCCCCTGAAAGCCAAACGCCAGATGCAGCGTCTCTTCCGCCGCAACGTTGGCTAAGCCACGCGTACTGCCGCTAGCACCTTCAATCTCGACACAACGATCGCCCGCGCACAAACGTACCTGCAAACCCGAAGGCGCAGGACGGCTGAGCTGATAACGCCAGTTCACCAGCGAGATGTTACCCGGCGCGCTGGAGGGCGCGCGCAGCGCTGGCGTCATCAGCCAGTTACCGCGTACGCCCATGCTCGGGCCGCTGGCGCTGGCGCTCCAGGCACCGCTGGCCGCATCGACAGCGAGCGGCAGCGCCATCATCGGCAACATCATCAATGCCCAGCACCAGCGACGCATTACTTGCCTCCAATGGTGGCGGTCATACGGATTTGACGGTTGTCGGTCAGCTCCATATTCGACAGCACAATCAGCTGCGGCAGGTTGCGGCGCAGGAAACGCGCCAGCAGCGCACGCAGCGGATGATTGACCAGCAGCACCGGCGGCGCGCCCGCCATCTCTTGCTGCTGCAGTGCACCTTGCGCCTGCACCAGTAAGCGATCCGCCAGACCCGGCTCAAGGCCGCCGCCACCCTGCAGCGCCTGCAGCAGCAGACGTTCCAGCGTAGCGTCGAGGCCAATCACCTGCACTTCGCCGTTGCCAGGGAACCACTGTTGGGTAATCGCCCGTCCCAGCGCCACACGTACCACGCTGGTCAGCTCTTGCGGATCGTTCTGCACCGGCGCATGTTCCGCCAGGGTTTCAATAATGGTGCGCATATCGCGAATCGAGACGCGCTCGGTCAGCAGGTTTTGCAGCACTTTGTGCAGCGTGGTCAGGGTAATGACGCCTGGCACCAGATCTTCGGTCAGCTTCGGCATCTCCTGCGTGACGCGATCCAACAGCTGCTGCGCTTCCTGACGGCCAAACAGCTCGCTGGCGTATTGTCCAATCAGGTGATTGAGGTGCGTCGCCACCACGGTGCTGGCTTCGACCACGGTAAAGCCCTGAATCTGCGCCTGCTCTTTCAGGGCGCTGTCGATCCAGATCGCCGCCAGACCAAAGGCCGGATCGACGGTCGGCTCGCCCGGCAGCGAACCGGCGGCGGTGCCCGGGTTGATCGCCATCCAGCGGCCAGGATAGGCATCGCCGCTGCCAATTTCCACGCCTTTCATCAGGATGCGATAACGCGCGGGCGGCAGCTCCATGTTGTCACGGATATGCACCACCGGCGGCAGGAAGCCGACCTCCTGCGCCACCTTCTTACGAATACTGCGGATACGCCCCAGCAGTTCGCCGTTTTGCAGGTGATCGACCATCGGAATCAGGCGATAACCCACTTCCATGCCGAGTGAATCTTCCAGCTGCACATCGGTCCACGACGCTTCCACGGTGGCCGGCGTTTCCTGGGTTTTCACCAGGCTTGAGGCTTCGGTTGGTTTCTTCGGCTGCATTTCGCGTCCGCGTAACCACCAGGCCAAACCCAGCAGCGCAGCGGTAAACAGCAGGAACACCAGGTTTGGCATACCCGGCACCAGGCCAAGCAAACCAATCACGCCGCCACTCAGCATCAGTACGCGCGGGTTCTTGAACAGCTGGGTCACCATCTGCTCGCCGACATCCTGATCGGTGCCCACGCGCGTCACGATGACACCCGCCGCGGTGGAGATCACTAGCGCCGGGATCTGCGCCACCAGGCCGTCACCGATGGTTAACAGCGTGTAGGTTTCGCCCGCATGGCCGAGATCCATGCCGTGCTGCACCACGCCGACCAACAGGCCGCCGATGATGTTGATCACCATGATCAGGATACCCGCGATGGCGTCACCACGAACAAACTTACTCGCACCGTCCATCGAGCCGTAGAAATCGGCTTCCTGCGTCACTTCCGTACGGCGCTGTTTGGCTTCCTGTTCGCCAATTAAACCGGCGTTGAGGTCGGCATCGATCGCCATCTGCTTACCTGGCATACCATCCAGCACAAAACGCGCGCCGACTTCGGCGATACGTCCCGCACCCTTGGTGATAACCATAAAGTTGATGATGACGAGGATGATGAACACCACGATACCGATGGCGAAGTTACCGCCAACGAGGAAGTGACCAAAGGCTTCCACCACGCGTCCGGCGGCATCGGCACCGGTATGGCCTTCCAGCAGAATGATACGGGTTGAGGCGACGTTCAGCGCCAGACGCAGCAGCGTCGAGAACAGCAGAATGGTCGGGAATGCGGCGAACTCCAGCGTGCGCTGGGTGAACATCGCCACCAGCAGCACCATGATTGACAGCGCAATGTTGAAGGTGAACAGCAGGTCAAGAATGAATGCGGGTAACGGCAGCACCATCATCGACAGGATCAACATGATCAGTACCGGTCCCGCCAGCACCTGCCATTGCGTGTCTTTAAAGTTGCCCGGTAAACGCAGCTTCTCGGCTAAATTAGCCATCGTTAGTGTTCTCTCCTGCAAAGTCCATGTCTGCCGGAACCGGCAGGTTTTTTGGTTTGTTTGGAATCAGGCCGCCTTCGCGCTTCCAGCGTCGCAGCTGCCAAACCCAGGCCAGCACTTCTGCCACCGCACCATACAGCGCGCCGGGGATGAACTGACCAATTTCTGTGTGTCGATACAACGCACGCGCCAGCGGCGGTGCTTCGAGAATCGGGATACGGTGCTCTTTGGCGAGCTCACGAATCTTTAGTGCGATATCGCCGGCGCCTTTGGCAATCACTTTCGGCGCACTCATCTTGCCTTCCTGATACTTCAGCGCCACCGAGTAGTGCGTTGGGTTAGTGACGATGACATCGGCTTTCGGCACATCGGCCATCATGCGACGACGGGCGGCGGCGCGCATCGCCTGACGAATGCGCCCTTTGACGTGCGGATCGCCTTCGTTCTGTTTGTGTTCGTCACGAATTTCCTGGCGCGTCATCTTCAGCTTTTTGAAGTAGCTATAAAGCTGCCAGAACACGTCAAAGCCGACCATCGGGAACAGGCCGAGCATGATCAGCCCGCAGCAGGCGGCGATCATTGATAAACCATGATGCAGCGCGTTGATGGGCGATTCGCTCATCAAACGCAGCATCTCTTGCCAGTGGCTCCAGATGTACCAACCGGCGACGATGCCCACCAACACCGCTTTCATAATCGATTTCACCAGCTCAGCGGCGGTTTGACCAGAGAACATGCGGCCGATACCGGTGAGCGGGTTAAGTTTTTTGAGATCGAACTTGATGGATTTACCGCTGAAGTTAAGGCCGCCCAGCGCCATCGGTCCGGCAATTGCCACCACCACTAAGCCACCCATCAGCGGCAGCAGCGCGATCACCGCCTGCTTAATCAGGCTGCCGATATGACCGATGATGACTTTGTCATCGCTGACCATGCCATGGTCAAAACGAAAACCGGTGGCGACCATGCTTGCCAGACGCTCCGCCATGCTGTTGCCGCCAATCCACAGGATCAGCAATCCAATCAACAGCATCATCACTGAAGTCAGCTCGCGCGAACGCGGAATCTGCCCCTCTTCACGCGCTTTTTCAAGTCGGTGGGGCGTGGGCGATTCTGTTTTGTCCTCGTTACTCTCTTCAGCCACGACATACCTCAGCTGGCAGGAATTCTGAGCATAGAATGCCAAAACCCCGTCAGGCTAAAGCGCGGATTAAAGGGGGGAAATGTGAGCTTATTTAGCCATAAGTGAAATTGTGGGCTGATGGGTCGCCATAAATGACGAAACGCCGCTCAGTTAAGCATTAGTTTGCATATGTATGCAGGTGCGCATGAATGCAGGTGCGCATGAATGCACACCCTACGAAAAGCGCGCTAATCCTTTGTAGGGTCGCCATTTATGGTGACCGAAAGATGCTTAACTGACGTGCATTACGCCATAAATGGCGCCGCGACCTTACTCGAATGTGCGTTAATGCTGACCGGATGGCGATAAAAGCGCACCACGTCACCAATCAACAATAACGCCGGTGATTGTGCTTGTTGCACCTCAACGGTATGTGCCAGCTCAGCCAGTGTAGTGATCATCACCCGCTGATCGGCGCGCGTGCCGTTCTCAATAATGGCTACCGGCGTCTGCGCGCTGCGGCCCTGCGCCTGCAGCTGTGCGCTGATGCTGGCACTCCATTTCAGCCCCATATAAAACACCAGCGTCTGGTTGTCGGCGGCGAGGCTAGCATCATCCAGCTGCGGTTCACCGCTTTTGCCGTGACCGGTAATGAACCGCAGCGACTGTGCGCAATCACGGTGCGTGAGCGGAATGCCGCTGGCTGCCGCGCATCCGGCGGCGGCGGTAATACCCGGCACGATCTGGCAGGTGATTCCCGCCTGTTGTAGATAGAGCATCTCTTCACCGCCGCGCCCGAAAATAAAGGGATCGCCACCTTTGAGCCGCACCACTTGCCGCCCGCTGCGGGCTAAATCCACCAGCAGCTGATTAATTTGCGCCTGCTTCAAACCGTGGCTGCCGGGCTTCTTGCCGACATCAATCGCCAGCGTCTCCGGCGGCACTTCCGCCATGATCGCCTCGCTCACCAACCGGTCATACACCACCACATCGGCGCTGTTGATCAGCCGCCATGCTTTTAAGGTGAGCAGTTCTACGTCCCCCGGCCCGGCCCCAACCAGCCAGACGCCACCTTGCGCTTGTTCGCCGTCACGCGGATTAAACAGCTTGTCGAGGGATTCACTGGCTTGAGTCATGATGTTTTCCGTTACTGCGCCACGCGCAGAGATGAGAGCAGTTGTTTGAGCTCCGGAATACAGGAGCCGCAGTTGGTGCCGCATTTCAACACCGCGCCAAGCGCCGCCGGGGAATCACAGCCCTCGGCGATAGCCCGGCGAATCGCCACTTCTCCGACGCCAAAGCAGCTGCAAAGGGTTCGTCCGTGGCTGCCACCCTGCGTTGGTCGTCCACCTAACAGCGCATGTCGCTGCTGCGGCGAATCGGGCGGCTGGCTGAAGGCCTGCGCGATAAAGGGGTGATCGATTTCTGGCAGCCAGGGCGCGGCATAAAAGGCACATGCCAACTTGTCCTCGCGCCAGCCAAGCCAGTGCAATTGCTGTCCTGCCTGCGCCTGCTGCCATTGCAATGCGGACATGCCGGGCAGTTGCATCAGCCATTCTCCAGCATGAGCGTTGCCCGCCAGCACATAGCGCTGTACGCCGGGCTGCGGCGCACGCGACCAGTAGAGTAACGCAGGCGGCGTGATGATGTCCGGCAGCCACAGCCAGCCTTGCCACGTCGGACGCAGGGGTTGCAAACGCACCACTGTTTGTTTCAACGCTGGCTGAGCGGAATCGGGACAACAGGTGGCCGCGACTAATCCATCGACGTTGGCCTGCCCGCTGAACTGCCTTGTCCAGTGCATCGGCACAAAGAGTTGCCCACGCTGCAGGCCGCTGTCGAGGGTCACGCGTCCGCTGTACCAGCCCAGCACCGACTGCACGCGCGTCACATCGCCGTGGCGCAAGCCGTGGGCCGCCGCATCCAGCGGGTTTAGCGCGACAAAGGGTTCATCGTAATGCTGCATCAGGCGCGACACGTTGCCGGTGCGCGTCATGGTGTGCCACTGATCGCGGATGCGGCCGGTGTTCATCAGCAGCGGATAATCATTGGTCGTGAGGGTTTTAATCGGCATCGCGGGCGGCAGCAGACGCGCTTTGCCATCGGCATGGTAAAAGCGGCGATCGGCAAACAGCTGCGCGGTGCCGTTGGGTGACGCGGCAGTGATCGGCCACTGCACCGGCGCTAACTGGTCATATTGCTCACGAGTGATGGTTGCCAGCGCGCTGATATCAAAGGCGCGCGTGCCGTGATTCTCAAAACCGGACAGCGCGGCATGCTCGGCGAAAATCTCGCATGGATGCTGCCAGGCAAAGGCCGCGCCAAAACCGAGCCGCTGCGCCACCTGCGCCAGCAGCCACCAATCTGCTTTGGCCTCACCGGCTGGCGCGGTAAAACTGCGCTGACGTGAGATACGCCGCTCCGAGTTAGTCACGGTGCCGTTTTTCTCACCCCACGCCTGCGCCGGAAGTAGCACGTCAGCAAACTGTGCCGTGTCGCTGTGGGCGCTGACTTCCGACACCACCACCAGCTCGCAATTCGCCAGCGCCTGCGCCACGCGGTTACCTTCCGGCATCGAAACGGCGGGATTGGTACCCATGATCCACACCGCCTTGACGTCGCCGCGTTCGATGGCGTTGAACAGATTTACCGCCGTCAGTCCCGGCTGCTGCGCAACACGATCGCTCCCCCAAAAGCGCGCAACACGATCAACCTCTGCTGCGCTAAAGCCCATGTGCGCCGCCAGTTGATTGGCTAAGCCGCCCACTTCACGGCCGCCCATGGCGTTGGGCTGTCCGGTAAGCGAAAACGGTCCGCAGCCCGCACGGCCGATTTTGCCGCTCAGCAGATGCGCATTGAGGATGGCGTTGTTGTTATCGCTGCCGGTTTGTGACTGATTGATGCCCATGCACCACAGCGTCAGCACGCGCGGTTGCGCGGCGAACAGCTGCCAGAACCCCACAATCTCATGCTCACTCAGCTGGCAAGCAGCGGCGACCGCCGCCACATCCCACGCCTCACAGGCCGCTAAGGTCGCCTCCACATTGGCCAGATGTGGCAACATGCTGGTATCAATACCCGCATTGCGCGCCAGCCAGTTCAGCAGCCCGGCAAACAGCGCGCTATCGGATCCCGGTTGCAGCGCCAGATGCAGGTCAGCAAGGTCACCGCTGGCCGTACGACGCGGATCGATCACCACCAGCTGCATCTCTGGGCGTTCGGCTTTGGCTTGCACCAGCCGCTGCCACGCCACCGGATGCGCCCATGCTGCATTGGAGCCGACCAACACCACGACATCAGCCTGTTCAAGATCGTCATAGCAGCACGGCACCGCATCGGCACCGAAAGCGCGTTTGTAACCCACCACCGCCGACGCCATACACAGCCGTGAATTGGTATCGATGTTGGCAGCGCCGATAAAGCCCTTCATCAGCTTATTGGCGGTGTAATAATCCTCCGTCAGCAGTTGACCGGAGCCGTAAAAGGCCACCGCCTGCGGGCCATGTTGATCGATGATGCGCCGGAAACCCGCTGCCACATGGTCCAATGCGGCATCGATACTGACGCGCTGACCATCAATCTGCGGCCAGAGCAAACGACCGTCATGCGTCAGGGTCTCGCCCAGCGCCGAACCCTTAACGCATAGCCGACCGAAATTAGCCGGATGCTGGCGGTCGCCGCTTACCGGCACATCCAGGGCTTTCACCTCCACGCCACAGCCAACGCCGCAGTACGGACAGGTGGTTTTCATGAGGCCGCCGCCAGCGCAATAATCGGCTGAGGGCCGAGCCACACTTTGCCGCCCTCCACGCGCACCGGCCAGCAGCGCAGTTGATGGTCTGCGTTATCGAGGCTTTGTCCGTCGCGCAGCCGCACGCGCTGCTTGTAGAGCGGTGATATCACCACCGGCTCGCCCGCTACATCGCCGAGAATACCACGCGACAGCACGCTGGCTTGCGTGCCGGGCTCAATATCTTCCAGCGCATAAATCGCCTCGCCCAAGCGGAACAAGGCCACACGCTGGCCGCCCAGCCGCGCACCCATACCCGCAGACGGCGGGATAGCGTCGACAGGGCAAATGGCACTCCAGGGTTCTGCCGGCAACGTGGTGACCGGAATGCTGTCTGCTGTCGCTGGCTGACGCTGACCGCGCACCTGCACATAGTTGAGCGTCTCGTCGGGCTGCGCGCTGTTCACGGTGGCGGTAAACAAGGCGCGACGCGAAGGATCCTGCAGCGTGCTGTGCCATTCGCACTGATAGCGATCCACTACGCGCTGCATCTCCTGCTCCAGTTGCGCGGCCATGCCAAGTGAATCCTCGATCACCACCTGACGCAGATAGTCGAGTCCACCTTCCATGTTATCCATCCACACGCTGGTGCGCTGCAGACGATCGGCGGTGCGGATATAGAACATCAAAATACGGTCAACGTAGCGCAGCAGGGTTTCATCATCAAGATCGCTGGCAAACAGATCGGCATGACGCGGTTTCATCCCGCCGTTGCCGCAGACATACAGGTTCCAGCCTTTTTCCGTGGCGATTACGCCAATGTCCTTGCTCTGCGCTTCGGCGCATTCACGCGTGCAGCCGGAAACCGCCATTTTAATTTTGTGCGGTGCGCGCAGCCCTTTGTAGCGATTCTCTAATGCGATGGCAAATGCGGTGGAATCCTGCACGCCGTAGCGGCACCAGGTTGAACCAACGCAGGATTTTACCGTGCGCAGCGATTTGCCATAAGCGTGACCGGTTTCGAAACCCGCCGCGATTAAGTGTTCCCAGATATCCGGTAGCTGATCGAGCCGCGCACCGAACAGATCGATGCGCTGACCCCCGGTGATTTTGGTGTAGAGATCGTAACGGGCGGCTACTTCACCAATCGCAATTAACCCTTGCGGCGTAATTTCACCGGCTGGCACACGCGGTACCACCGAATAGGTGCCATCTTTCTGGATGTTGGCGAAGTAGCGATCGTTGGTATCCTGCAGCGGCAGATGTTCGGGCTTCAGTAAGTAGTCATTCCAGCATGATGCCAGCAATGATCCCACCAGCGGCTTGCACACTTCACAGCCCTGTCCGCGCCCGTTGAGCTGCAATAGCTGCTCGAAGGTGGTGATGTTGCCGACGCGGATCAGGTGATACAGCTCCTGACGTGAGTAGGCAAAGTGCTCGCAGAGATCCTTCTTCACTTCCACGCCCTGGCTGGCGAGCTGGAACTCCATCACCTGTTTGACTAATGCGCTACACCCACCGCAGCCGGTCGCCGCTTTGGTGCAGCTTTTGATCGCCGCCATGTCACCGCAGCCGCCCTGCACCGCGCCGCAAATGTCCGCCTTGCTGACGTTATGGCACGAGCAGATTTGCGCGCTGTCTGGCAACGCGGCGACGCCCGGCGCTTTAGCCGGCGCTCCCGCTAACTGAGGCAATATGAGGCTCTCTGGCTCTTCCGGTAGCGGTAACTGATTTAGCATCATCTGCAGCAGGCTGGCGTAATCTGCGCTATCGCCCACCAGCACGCCGCCAAGCAGCGTTTTGCGATTTTTGCACACCACCAGTTTTTTGTAGATGCCCTTTGGATTATCGATCCACTGATAGCTTTGGCTGTCAGCGGTACGCCCGTGCGCATCGCCAAAAGAGGCCACTTCCACGCCGAGCAACTTCAGTTTCGTGCTCATGTCGGCACCGCTGAACGCCAGCTCTTCCTGCGCCAGCTGCGCCGCCAGTACGCGCGCCATTTGATACCCCGGCGCAACCAAACCGAAAATTTGCCCTTGCCACAGCGCGCATTCGCCAATCGCATAGACATCTGCGGCGCTGGTGGCGCAAGCGTCGTTGATCAGAATGCCACCGCGTTCGCCCAGTTGCAGTCCAGCGGCGCGCGCCAGTGCATCGCGCGGACGGATGCCGGCTGAAAATACCAGCAGGT carries:
- the nirB gene encoding nitrite reductase large subunit NirB, which encodes MVQRLVVIGNGMAAMRMVETLLQRAPGRYAITVIGREPHGNYNRVLLSPVLAGEKAFADTVLHAPEWYAAHQVQLLMGEEALQVDIPARTVQTDQRRLHWDKLVFACGSRPRMPEMPGIHRPQVQGFRTVRDVETMLTQQGPVVVLGGGFIGVEAAAALRQRGRDVTLLHHRPWLLDRQLDAKAGALLQQHLTQRGIRCRLGVSLQAIDAESVTLSDGAIIAAEQVVIAIGVQPEIALAQAAGVPCQRGILVNRQLQTALPHVYALGECCEISGETFGLIAPCLAQAAVLAAQLAGEPVADFHYQENGTRLKVSGIEMFSAGDIREGDAISSFDPLHQHYRRLFLRDGALRGVLMFGDSQAAGTLLPQLQQAAQVGINALFGLDDNTTQPSAAGSQMMSKPLLAVVGHGMVSHHFLEQLVSRELHQHYHIVVYGDEPQMAYDRVHLTEYFNGKSAGDLSLVSDNFFQQHGIELRSGCEVLAIDSAKRSLRDTSGAELSWDKLVLATGSVPFVPPVPGHDHARCFVYRTLADLDAIADCARKATRGVVIGGGLLGLEAANALKQLGLETHVVEFAPRLMAVQLDDGGAQMLRGKISALGVQVHTSKQTEAIESLPDGSLQLRFADGSLLATDLLVFSAGIRPRDALARAAGLQLGERGGILINDACATSAADVYAIGECALWQGQIFGLVAPGYQMARVLAAQLAQEELAFSGADMSTKLKLLGVEVASFGDAHGRTADSQSYQWIDNPKGIYKKLVVCKNRKTLLGGVLVGDSADYASLLQMMLNQLPLPEEPESLILPQLAGAPAKAPGVAALPDSAQICSCHNVSKADICGAVQGGCGDMAAIKSCTKAATGCGGCSALVKQVMEFQLASQGVEVKKDLCEHFAYSRQELYHLIRVGNITTFEQLLQLNGRGQGCEVCKPLVGSLLASCWNDYLLKPEHLPLQDTNDRYFANIQKDGTYSVVPRVPAGEITPQGLIAIGEVAARYDLYTKITGGQRIDLFGARLDQLPDIWEHLIAAGFETGHAYGKSLRTVKSCVGSTWCRYGVQDSTAFAIALENRYKGLRAPHKIKMAVSGCTRECAEAQSKDIGVIATEKGWNLYVCGNGGMKPRHADLFASDLDDETLLRYVDRILMFYIRTADRLQRTSVWMDNMEGGLDYLRQVVIEDSLGMAAQLEQEMQRVVDRYQCEWHSTLQDPSRRALFTATVNSAQPDETLNYVQVRGQRQPATADSIPVTTLPAEPWSAICPVDAIPPSAGMGARLGGQRVALFRLGEAIYALEDIEPGTQASVLSRGILGDVAGEPVVISPLYKQRVRLRDGQSLDNADHQLRCWPVRVEGGKVWLGPQPIIALAAAS